One Thalassotalea atypica DNA window includes the following coding sequences:
- the tatC gene encoding twin-arginine translocase subunit TatC: MSENQANYTLFDHLLELRTRLLKAVVSVLVVFCCLAYFAQDIYQYLAQPLLETMPVGAQMIATDVASPFFAPFKLTIVLSIFIAIPFILYQVWAFVAPGLYKNEKRLIAPLMLGSTLLFYAGVSFAYFVVFPLAFAFFNSVAPEGVTIATDISSYLDFVLKLFFAFGAAFEIPIAIILMCWTGMTTTQSLRSKRPYVVVGAFVIGMLLTPPDIISQTLLALPMLLLFEVGLIIASFYQNKEQEEVAPEDT; encoded by the coding sequence GTGTCTGAAAATCAAGCCAACTATACCTTGTTCGATCACTTATTAGAGTTACGGACAAGATTACTAAAGGCTGTCGTCAGTGTGCTGGTGGTCTTTTGTTGTTTAGCCTATTTTGCGCAAGACATATATCAATACTTAGCTCAGCCACTATTGGAAACGATGCCAGTCGGTGCGCAAATGATTGCAACCGATGTTGCGTCTCCTTTTTTTGCGCCATTTAAATTGACCATCGTACTGTCGATATTTATCGCCATCCCATTTATTCTTTATCAAGTGTGGGCTTTTGTCGCCCCTGGCTTATATAAGAATGAAAAACGACTGATTGCGCCATTGATGTTAGGCAGCACATTGCTGTTTTATGCTGGCGTGTCGTTTGCGTACTTTGTCGTGTTCCCGCTAGCTTTTGCATTTTTTAATTCGGTTGCACCTGAAGGGGTAACCATTGCTACTGATATTAGTAGTTATCTCGACTTCGTGTTAAAACTGTTTTTTGCTTTTGGTGCAGCTTTTGAAATTCCAATCGCTATCATACTGATGTGTTGGACGGGGATGACAACCACGCAAAGTCTACGGAGTAAACGTCCTTATGTTGTAGTTGGCGCGTTTGTGATCGGTATGCTCCTTACGCCTCCTGATATTATTTCCCAGACGCTATTAGCACTACCCATGTTGTTGTTATTTGAGGTAGGATTGATCATCGCTTCGTTTTATCAGAACAAAGAGCAAGAAGAAGTTGCTCCAGAGGATACATAA
- the tatB gene encoding Sec-independent protein translocase protein TatB, whose translation MFDIGFWELMIIAVISLIVLGPERLPVALRTLRGWVSSVRDFSNSVKTELKEELRIHELHEDLKKAEQSGMKNLSPEIEESVKSLQDAANMVNRPYDIPTKNQDNSKDKQE comes from the coding sequence ATGTTTGATATTGGGTTTTGGGAGCTAATGATCATTGCGGTGATCAGTTTAATCGTATTAGGTCCTGAAAGGTTACCTGTGGCGCTTCGTACCTTGCGCGGTTGGGTCAGTTCGGTTCGAGATTTTAGTAACTCTGTTAAAACAGAGTTGAAAGAAGAATTACGTATTCATGAACTTCATGAAGACTTGAAAAAAGCCGAACAGTCAGGCATGAAAAACCTGTCTCCTGAAATCGAAGAATCGGTAAAGTCATTACAAGATGCGGCCAATATGGTTAATCGCCCTTATGATATCCCGACTAAAAATCAAGATAACAGTAAAGATAAGCAGGAATAG
- the tatA gene encoding Sec-independent protein translocase subunit TatA, translated as MGGISIWQLVIIAVIVILLFGTKKLRTLGSDLGSAVKGFKNAVSDEDKSKEKSEDTQASLANNSVDQKTESEAVKEKDQA; from the coding sequence ATGGGTGGTATTAGCATTTGGCAATTAGTGATTATTGCTGTCATTGTTATTTTATTATTCGGTACGAAAAAATTAAGAACATTAGGCTCTGATTTAGGCTCAGCAGTTAAAGGTTTTAAAAATGCTGTAAGCGATGAAGATAAATCTAAAGAAAAAAGCGAAGATACTCAAGCTTCACTAGCTAATAATTCAGTTGATCAAAAAACTGAGTCAGAAGCAGTGAAAGAGAAAGATCAGGCATAA